The following coding sequences lie in one Desulfovibrio sp. TomC genomic window:
- a CDS encoding ABC transporter permease codes for MRYSYIVHELRHRSHRTLLNILGIAVGVGLFVSINAVSAGYQKAVSLPFENLGADLVVQRAEKNRQLGQGTLSMRGIKLPFSNQVISVEEFDALSRVDGVAAASGSLLLWEFVSGGFRTIMGLDTAQPDLGPVHLTQWTSQGHAPQQAGEALVEKHFAKFRGIHLGDSLEIGGKPFAVVGMLEIREGAQVAAANIYLRLADAQSLLPEAQAPINVVYLRLRDPAMQGAVQQKVLAAFPGLSASSSDSFLELMGGVSVITGKFSVVASLIALVGAILLILKSMLASLGERLPEIGVLKAVGWTGKDVQGQLLGEAMVQCLLGGLIGIGLGYLGAYCIGTLSIPMNTAWELNPVPASVKIGALANQAIQLPIQLSWKLVTAALACSIVTGLVAAFLLGKVATRMRPADILREGYT; via the coding sequence ATGCGCTATTCCTACATTGTACATGAATTGCGGCACAGGTCGCACCGAACGCTTCTCAACATCCTGGGCATAGCCGTCGGGGTCGGGCTCTTTGTGTCCATCAACGCGGTTTCTGCCGGTTACCAGAAAGCGGTCAGCCTCCCCTTCGAAAATCTGGGTGCTGATCTGGTCGTGCAGCGCGCTGAAAAGAACCGGCAGCTCGGCCAAGGGACCCTGTCCATGCGGGGCATCAAACTGCCTTTTTCCAATCAGGTCATATCCGTTGAGGAGTTTGACGCCTTGAGCCGCGTGGATGGTGTTGCCGCCGCTTCCGGCTCCCTTTTGCTCTGGGAGTTTGTCTCGGGAGGATTCCGAACGATCATGGGGTTGGATACCGCACAGCCCGACCTTGGGCCTGTGCACCTGACGCAGTGGACAAGCCAAGGCCATGCGCCGCAGCAGGCCGGCGAGGCCCTGGTGGAAAAACACTTCGCCAAGTTTCGCGGCATCCACCTGGGTGATTCCCTGGAGATTGGGGGCAAGCCTTTTGCCGTCGTCGGCATGCTGGAGATACGCGAAGGCGCACAGGTTGCTGCGGCCAATATTTACCTGCGGCTTGCCGATGCCCAGTCGCTGCTTCCCGAGGCGCAGGCCCCGATCAACGTGGTTTACTTACGGCTGCGTGATCCCGCCATGCAAGGAGCTGTACAACAGAAAGTCCTGGCCGCGTTTCCAGGCTTGTCGGCCAGCAGTTCCGACAGCTTTCTGGAACTGATGGGCGGCGTTTCGGTGATCACCGGCAAGTTCTCCGTCGTGGCCTCGCTGATCGCCTTGGTGGGCGCGATCCTGCTCATCCTCAAATCCATGCTGGCCAGTCTTGGGGAGCGTCTTCCTGAAATCGGGGTGCTCAAGGCGGTCGGGTGGACAGGGAAGGATGTTCAGGGGCAGCTTCTGGGGGAAGCCATGGTCCAATGTCTGCTCGGAGGGCTGATCGGCATAGGGCTCGGGTATCTCGGAGCCTATTGCATCGGGACACTTTCCATTCCGATGAATACGGCCTGGGAACTCAACCCAGTCCCTGCGTCGGTGAAGATCGGAGCGTTGGCCAACCAGGCAATCCAGCTGCCGATTCAGCTTTCGTGGAAATTGGTGACCGCAGCCCTGGCCTGCTCGATTGTCACAGGCCTCGTTGCAGCTTTTCTGCTGGGAAAAGTTGCCACAAGGATGCGACCAGCAGACATTTTAAGGGAGGGTTACACCTGA
- a CDS encoding ABC transporter ATP-binding protein: MNDHILSATDIKKTFGPVEVVKGVSLVLKAGEFVSLVGKSGSGKTTLLSLISGLDHPTSGQVTLCGKDIVTASENELALFRRANIGFIFQSFQLIPTLSAWENVAVPLFPVKMAEEERRERAISLLQQMQLEHRQDHLPGALSGGEKQRVAIARALVNNPKIIFADEPTGNLDSQTGEAIMRILGTLHKEHGMTILMVTHDLELSQTADRVLRMQDGEMLS; the protein is encoded by the coding sequence ATGAATGATCACATCCTGTCTGCTACGGATATCAAGAAGACCTTCGGACCCGTCGAGGTGGTAAAAGGCGTATCCCTTGTCTTGAAAGCTGGGGAGTTCGTGAGTCTGGTCGGAAAATCAGGCAGCGGAAAGACAACGCTCCTGTCCTTGATCTCCGGGTTGGATCACCCGACCTCGGGGCAGGTCACCCTTTGCGGCAAGGATATCGTCACCGCCTCGGAAAACGAATTGGCTCTTTTCCGACGGGCCAATATTGGGTTCATCTTCCAATCGTTCCAGTTGATTCCGACGCTTTCTGCCTGGGAAAACGTGGCCGTCCCCCTTTTCCCTGTCAAGATGGCGGAGGAGGAGCGCCGGGAGCGGGCAATATCCCTCCTGCAGCAAATGCAGCTAGAGCATCGCCAGGACCATCTGCCCGGGGCTTTATCAGGAGGCGAGAAGCAGCGGGTGGCCATAGCCCGCGCCCTTGTCAACAATCCCAAGATCATTTTCGCCGACGAACCGACCGGCAACCTGGATTCACAAACGGGTGAAGCCATAATGCGGATACTGGGAACGCTCCATAAGGAACACGGGATGACCATCCTGATGGTCACCCATGATCTGGAATTATCCCAAACAGCCGACCGCGTGCTTCGCATGCAGGATGGAGAGATGCTGTCATGA
- a CDS encoding ABC transporter permease — translation MRFSYVWREISLRRRRHLTAIFGLSVGVALLVGLQVLAGAYKEAARMPLQEIGADISIQRSGDVPQELQGAVFPCSAVTIRRQEVEQIRQMPGVRAVGQALLMWVFDKDQFAMVMGLDPTNPLGPGKLRNFVTKGRFLEGNAPQTLVDATYARDRQLDVGGVVTILNKPYPIVGLVDASRASKIAVANVYLPLAQAQMMAKASPQVQGVSPFDAEDVNLVFVTADQEVIPDLAAALKQLLGDKTAVATPESFLRQLGNLFALSDKFAAATSLIVMVVAFLMVFKTIAGGIQERAREIGVLKCLGWTNGDIIGQLLAESMTQCFLAGLLGLGIAWVVCFVLGFQQVNIPIPWEMSPTPHFLPGGGEPVFKTVALPANLSWSIAVFALVLSLLVGAITSILCIGRITRIKPSEVLRHE, via the coding sequence ATGCGATTTTCCTATGTCTGGCGGGAAATTTCCTTGCGAAGGAGACGGCATCTCACCGCAATTTTCGGACTGAGCGTGGGAGTGGCCCTTCTGGTCGGTCTCCAGGTCCTGGCCGGGGCGTACAAAGAAGCGGCGCGGATGCCGCTTCAGGAAATCGGAGCCGACATCAGCATCCAGCGATCCGGCGATGTCCCCCAAGAACTGCAAGGAGCGGTATTTCCCTGCTCGGCCGTGACCATCCGGCGCCAGGAAGTGGAGCAAATCCGCCAGATGCCTGGAGTCCGTGCCGTTGGGCAGGCGCTTTTGATGTGGGTCTTTGACAAGGATCAGTTCGCCATGGTGATGGGGCTTGATCCGACAAATCCCTTGGGACCTGGAAAGCTTCGAAATTTTGTCACCAAAGGTCGGTTCCTTGAAGGGAACGCTCCCCAGACTCTGGTGGATGCAACCTATGCCCGGGACCGGCAACTCGACGTCGGCGGCGTGGTGACGATCCTAAATAAGCCCTATCCGATCGTTGGGCTGGTCGATGCTTCGCGCGCCTCCAAGATTGCCGTGGCCAACGTCTATCTGCCCCTGGCGCAAGCGCAAATGATGGCGAAGGCTTCGCCCCAGGTCCAGGGTGTCTCTCCGTTTGACGCCGAGGATGTGAATCTTGTTTTCGTCACAGCGGATCAGGAAGTGATTCCCGATCTGGCCGCCGCACTTAAACAACTCCTGGGGGATAAGACCGCAGTCGCGACCCCGGAGTCGTTCTTGCGACAGCTTGGCAATCTCTTCGCCCTGTCCGACAAGTTCGCTGCGGCGACCTCGCTGATCGTGATGGTCGTGGCCTTTCTGATGGTTTTCAAAACGATCGCCGGCGGCATTCAGGAACGAGCCCGGGAGATCGGCGTGCTCAAATGCCTGGGCTGGACCAACGGGGACATCATCGGGCAGCTTTTGGCGGAGTCGATGACCCAATGCTTTCTGGCTGGTCTCCTTGGCCTTGGTATCGCCTGGGTTGTATGCTTCGTCTTGGGATTTCAGCAGGTCAATATCCCTATCCCCTGGGAGATGAGCCCCACGCCGCATTTTCTCCCCGGAGGCGGGGAACCGGTGTTTAAAACCGTGGCGCTGCCTGCCAACCTCTCCTGGTCCATTGCCGTTTTCGCTCTGGTCCTTTCCCTCCTGGTCGGCGCCATCACCAGCATTCTGTGCATCGGGCGCATAACCCGGATCAAACCTTCAGAGGTTCTTCGCCATGAATGA
- a CDS encoding Spy/CpxP family protein refolding chaperone: MKNKILISVLAASLAMNLGVAAMFGLRFIQTRGVTPPNGCPLVSNDDRLYALLGLSPDQLASITPLAQKFHEKIGALSTEIHGKRDIMMSLMEQDNVDMSKANQVRQGILELQSTMQQMVFDHILQMKQILNQDQKKQFFQVMRRSFIQQNLPCSQ; encoded by the coding sequence ATGAAAAACAAAATATTGATTTCTGTTTTGGCGGCTTCCCTGGCCATGAATTTGGGTGTTGCCGCCATGTTCGGCCTGAGATTTATTCAGACAAGAGGTGTGACCCCTCCAAACGGATGTCCCCTTGTTTCGAACGATGATCGTTTGTATGCATTACTTGGTCTCTCTCCCGACCAGCTCGCCTCCATAACACCCCTGGCGCAAAAGTTTCATGAAAAGATTGGCGCGCTATCAACTGAAATCCACGGGAAGCGTGACATCATGATGTCTCTGATGGAACAGGATAACGTGGATATGTCCAAAGCCAATCAAGTCCGGCAAGGTATTTTGGAGCTTCAATCCACGATGCAGCAAATGGTTTTCGACCATATTCTGCAAATGAAACAAATACTGAACCAGGATCAAAAGAAGCAATTTTTCCAGGTGATGCGCCGAAGTTTCATCCAGCAAAACCTTCCCTGTAGCCAATAA